The window tctgctgtaacacacataCTGGTAGAGGGTGAAGATATACTGGTATACAcactctgctgtaacacacacatactggtagAGGGTGAAGATATACTGGTATACAcactctgctgtaacacacacatactggtagAGGGTGAAGATATACTGGTATACAcactctgctgtaacacacacatactggtagAGGGTGAAGATATACTGGTATACAcactctgctgtaacacacacacactgccagagAGTGGAGGATATACTGGTATACAcactctgctgtaacacacacatactggtagAGGGTGGAAGATATACGTGTATACAcactctgctgtaacacacacatactggtagAGGATGAAGATATACTGGTATACAcactctgctgtaacacacacatactggtagAGGGTGAAGATATACTGGTATACAcactctgctgtaacacacacatactggtagAGGGTGAAGATATACTGGTATACAcactctgctgtaacacacacacactgccagagAGTGGAGGATATACTGGTATACAcactctgctgtaacacacacatactggtagAGGGTGGAAGACATACTGGTACATAcactctgctgtaacacacacatactggtagAGGATGAAGATATACTGGTATACAcactctgctgtaacacacataCTGGTAGAGGATGAAGATATACTGGTATACAcactctgctgtaacacacataCTGGTAGAGGGTGAAGATATACTGGTATACAcactctgctgtaacacacataCTGGTAGAGGATGAAGATATACTGGTATACAcactctgctgtaacacacacatactggtagAGGGTGAAGATATACTGGTATACAcactctgctgtaacacacacacactgccagagAGTGGAGGATATACTGGTATACAcactctgctgtaacacacacacactgccagagAGTGGAGGATATACTGGTATACAcactctgctgtaacacacacatactggtagAGGGTGGAAGATATACTGGTATACAcactctgctgtaacacacacatactggtagAGGATGAAGATATACTGGTATACAcactctgctgtaacacacacatactggtagAGAGTGAAGATATACTGGTATACAcactctgctgtaacacacacatactggtagAGGGTGAAGATATACTGGTATACAcactctgctgtaacacacacatactggtagAGGGTGAAGATATACTGGTATACAcactctgctgtaacacacacacactgccagagAGTGGAGGATATACTGGTATACAcactctgctgtaacacacacatactggtagAGGGTGGAAGATATACTGGTATACAcactctgctgtaacacacacatactggtagAGGGTGGAAGATATACTGGTACATAcactctgctgtaacacacacatactggtagAGGATGAAGATATACTGGTACATAcactctgctgtaacacacacatactggtagAGGATGAAGATATACTGGTACATAcactctgctgtaacacacacatactggtagAGGATGAAGATATACTGGTACATAcactctgctgtaacacacacatactggtagAGGATGAAGATATACTGGTATACAcactctgctgtaacacacacatactggtagAGGGTGGAAGATATACTGGTATACAcactctgctgtaacacacacatactggtagAGGGTGAAGATATACTGGTATATACTGgtataatatatttttgattataccatgaaactagttttcttccaaacaCTGTATCTGTCTGTGTAAGAATCAGCATATTGTAAATGTGCTGATGATACAGTGATTATCAGCCTCTTACAGGAGCAGGAAGAAGGACAGGCTTCCAAGATCCATTTGGTAGATAATTACaaatatcagttattgatcaCAAACTTTCAAATCAAATGTTTCTCAACATTGTCTTTACATTCTTAGAAAACTGAACTCTTTGAAGCTTTGTGGATCCATGATGACTGTTTGATGACACTGTGGTGTTGTGGGAACCTCAGCCTGTCAAAGTGTCCAGTAAAATGACTGACGTGAGGCGTCTATAGTAAGCATGTTCTTAGGAAGGCTCGTCCAGATCATCCCTTGTTCAGTTTGAGTTAGTTCCACCTGGCCTTTGTTTCAGGGTACGAGCTGTAAGGACTAAAAGGTCTAAACCATCCTTTGTTTCAGTGGCTTTAGGCCACTTGAACTCTTGACACTTTTTCTTAACTGGACTCTAGAAATGTTTTAGACTTTGGTCTGCGAGGTATAAATTGTGTCTGGTTTCTTATGACTGTCACCTGACTGCAAACCAGCAAGAAAACAATATGGTGGAAGACTAAGTTTGGTTTGGAGACTCCCCTTTGACCTTCCCCAACCCTGACCCTATGAAAAATGAGAAAGTACAGCTCATAGTCCAAGCCAGGTATCAGACAGCAGAATATTTAGACATGAGATAAAACAGAGTCTCCTTTCTGTCTCCGCTtgctcttccctccctctctacAGGTGAAGTATCCTACCAGTTCCTCCTCAGTTCTCCACCCAGAGGTGTATGGAGAGAAGGCCTGGACCTACCTCAAGTTTTCGTGGACTTACTACACCAAAGCTATTGAATGCTTCCACAAAGCGTTGGAGCTGCAGCCTGATGACAGCGAGTGGAACGCTGGTTTGGCTATTGCCCTCTACCGGAGAGCACCGGTCAGTTTTCTGATAAACATCAACAGTAAACAAAGTTATAGTCTTACAGGATCTTGGCTGGGCCAAACTGGCACTCTGCATGTGGTCAATCAGTTAatcaaatgtctgtgtgtgtctcagaaGTTTCAATgacttatctttttttttgacatgaaAGCTGAGGGAAGATTTCTAGTCCAAGAATTCAAACCAGTACACTGATCGAATTCTCATTTGCAGAGAGCTTTAGAAACATCCGTGAACATAGAGGAGTCACCGGCCATCAAACAGCTTCGCCGAGCCCTGGAGGTCAACCCTGACGATGGCATTCTGCTGTCCATGCTGGCTATAATGTTAGCTACCAACCAGAAACACCAAGAGGCTAAAGACCTGGTAGAGAGAGCGCTGAGGATCGATCCTGACAACCCTCATGTCACACGCTATGTGGCCAAATACCTTCGCAATGAGGTAGATCTGAATTACCAGCTGAAGAACCTGCTTACTTTCAGTCATCCATCTGTTTTATCTGGGCTTTAATTGCAGTAACAGCAGGCTAAACAGAGTAGTGCAGACATCCTTCTCTCCAGACACATGGTTCAGATATACAcatggatatacagtataatccctccagtgtgttctgggtctgGGTCTCCTCCCAGTAAATGTGTCCAAGAGGTGTCCTGGTCACATGATGAACCACCTCAATCACCCTGAGGCCTGGAGGTTCTGTCCTTAGAAATCATTGATAGAACTGCTGACAAAGACATAACTTTGATAGATCCCAACAAACACTGGATGGCTTTGAGCATCAGCCTCAGCACCGCAAATGATAACTTGAGAAGCAGTCATAAGCCTTCTTCAGGTCTCCATCACATTCAGATTGGATGGGTAAAGACCTTTCTAGTATCCATGCGAgggtcagtggtggaagaagtattcataTCCTTTACTACactaaaagtaccaatacagcaatgtaaaaatgctcaaaTACTCATACTCACACCAGGTTTGTGGGTGCAATGACTATAATCTGCATATATGTGTCGGTGTTCCAGGGTGATGTGGATGACTCTATTGATCTGCTGAAGCAAACGCTGCAAAGGACCAGCCAGTCAGCTTTCATCCACCATCAGCTGGCTCTGTGCTACAAGAGGAAGAAGACTGCTGAACTGATGAAGAAACCCTTCACCAACCAAGgtacacataaaacacacgCATACGTCTGTCTAAAGGTTCTTTGCTATCCCATAATACGTACAGCTCAAAGCTAAACCATGTTGTACTGTACTACAGTAGAAGTAAAGCGCTGGAGGCGTCTGTGTATTGATCACCTGGACAAAGCTGTGAGGATAAAGCCTTCCTTTGTCCTCGCATTGGCTGATCTGGCACTGATGtatggagaagaaaagaataTCAGCAGGTATGTTTAAACTCTAACAGTCTGTTTGTTTACTAGCGgtgggaatctttgggaatctgaTTAGATGTAGAATTGATTCTTAATCGAATGAACAAAAAAGGGTCAATAATGTCTTACTACAAATACACTGtttgccaaaccattcactggtgtccttagtccactcatccacccacccactcatccacccacccactcatccatctatccattcatccatctacccatctatccatccatccatccacccactcatccatccatccacccactcATCCATCTacccatctatccatccatccatccacccactcATCCATCCACtcacccatccacccacccactcatccatctatccatccatccatccacccacgcacccatccatccacccacccatccacccacccatccatccatccattcatccatctacccatccatccatccatccatccatccatccatccatccatccatccatccacccatccatccatccatctacccatccatccatccatccacccacccatccatccacccacccatccatccatccacccacccatccatccatccacccacccatccatccatcatccatccatccatccacccacccatccatccatccacccacccatccatccatccatccatccatccatccacccatccatccatccacccacccactcatccatccacccacccactcatccatccatccacccacccactcatccatccatccacccacccactcatccatccacccacccatccatccatccacccacccactcatccatccacccacccacccatccatccatccatccatccatccatccatccacccacccactcatccatccacccacccatccatccacccacccatccatccatccacccatccacccatgcatccacccacccatccacccatccatccacccacccatccatctatccatccattcatccatctacccatccatccatccatccacccacccatccatccacccacccatccatccacccacccatccacccacccatccatctatccatccattcatccatctacccatccatccatccacccatccatccatccatccacccacccatccatccacccacccatccacccatccatccatccatccatccacccacccatccatccacccatccacttatccatccacccacccactcatccacccatccatccatctatccatccattcatccatctacccatccatccatccatccatccatccatccatccatccacccacccatccatccacccacccatccacccacccatccatctatccatccattcatccatctacccatccatccatccatccatccacccacccatccacccatccatccatccatcaatccacccacccatccatccacccacccatccacccatccatccatccatccacccatccacttatccatccacccacccactcatccacccatccatccatctatccatccattcatccatctacccatccatccatccatccatccatccatccatccacccacccatccatccacccacccatccacccacccatccatctatccatccattcatccatctacccatccatccatccatccatccatccatccatccacccacccatccatccacccacccatccacccacccatccatctatccatccattcatccatctacccatccatccatccatccatccatccatccatccatccacccacccatccatccacccacccatccacccatccacccatccacccatccactcatccatccatccacccacccatccacccatccacccacccatccatccacccacccacccacccatccacccatccatccatccatccatccacccacccacccatccatctatccatccagtcatgcatccatccatccatccatccatccatccactcatccatccacccacccacccatccacccatccatccatccatccacccatccactcatccatccacccatccacccacccacccatccatccatccatccatccacccatccacttatccatccacccacccactcatccacccacccacccatccacccatccactcatccatccacccacccacccatccacccatccatccatccatccacccacccacccacccatccatctatccacccacccatccatccatccatccatccatcatccatcaactcatccatccacccacccacccatccacccatccatccatccatccacccatccactcatccatccatccatccatccatccatccatccactcatccatccatccattgtCCGCTTGTCTTTTATAGTGTATGAATTGATCACCATCGTTATGTCTTTGTCTCTCAGGGCTAACGAGTTGTTCCAACAGACCCTGCAGATTTTACCAGAGTTGGAAAAAAGTATTCAGCAGTTTTTCCATCTGTGCTACGCTGACTTTCACAACTATCACACCCAACAGGAGGCAGAAGCAATCACTCACTACACCAAGGTGGGTTTATATGTGCATGgatttaaataattattctACTGAAGGGATAACGTTTGGAAAAACACCTCTACAAAGTCATGCTGAGTGAATCTTTGTCCTGCATGgatctgttttattctgttaaCAGGGTCTGCTGATACCACTGGACAAATATGAGTGGAAGCAGTGCGCTAAGGTCAGCGTCCGGTTCATGTAATGTAACTCATAGCTTAGCCAGTCAGTGttttctccattctctgttCATTTTACTTCAAACCACATCCTCAAACACAGTCCTACCAAATAATGTAAGTATCATATACAGTTAGACTTTGACCACCAGTTTGATCGAAGGCTCTAAATACTACAATATCCATGAGCGTCAGCtgccgttgctatggagaagaagccagtcagagatGTGAATTATAGCAGTAGCTTTATTGTTGaatttgtgaataaaacatgtctttttttctgctccagAAGCTGAAGAAGATCGCAGAGCGACGCCTCTCAAAAGACAAGAACGACAGCCGGGCTCACGGTCTGTTGGGACTGGTGGCCAAAACTGAGGGCGACAAGAAGAAAGCAGTGGAATTTTATGAGAAAGCTCTGGACTGTGACTCAAACAACGACGAGTACCTGTCTGCTCTGCTTGACCTGCGTATGGAGCTGCAGTGACCTGAGATTCAAACATCGAGACCTCagcttttcttcctcttctatacacaaacatataagACCCCTCCCCTaactttatggagctttatagtaagtttcaactcattgtttatctgtccggctgcaactttactgtcctggttcactctcagcgtctcatagcgtcgttttcagagagaaaaaagctgtaaaaagccgctgaacACTAGactagactagctggtgaacatagtggagcatttagcagctaaagagccagatatttccctcaggagctggtggagaccaaaaacagagctaaaagagagtgtttttggttttttgtaaGGCACCAGCTACGGCTACAGACAGGATTCTGTGCCACAGACTGTTGGTCCGTACCGACAGTAGTTTGTTCTATTGGTGCATACATACAGTTTTAacagggggggggggcgttATTTGAGGGGGGAACAGACTTCGACACAACATCGAACCTCTGTAGACCACTAACTGGACATGTTTaccacattttactgttttaacccaaacgTTGTGTCTTAATTCTGTAACATTAAACAGACTGTTGACGCGGAGGAATCTAACAGccacttccttttttaaatggttacattttcatcattttttatttctggtgTGCGTTAAtctcaaattgttttactgtttactgtctaCAGTTGTTCTGTCTGATTATTGTGGAGCACttcctgtatgaaaggtgctctgtaaataaagtttgattgattgaacaAGCTGGTGAAGCTTTAACtgaaccgtgttcctgcacatgctcagtggtggaTTAGCatcttattgttatttttttactccgtttctaaacaaactcttgatgatgaaggaacatgtgacccagtgcagcaggTCACATGacgtgttttaatagttttatgaTAATAAGAtgatcagatatatcagctttagttagtagatcagttcattgctggtttggatgcaaaatcagcagaatgatccttaAAAAGCTGAGAagtcagagttgtgttcactgAACATCACTTTCTGCAGATTTAAAACCAGTTTAGATATAATCGATTCTACTGTTGCACCAGTAGAAgtcatttaattataattatttagaTGAAAGCACGACTGCAGGTAGAAGATGAACTGCTCTGTGCTGAATGAAGCCTGAATGTGATCATTTAATCATTCAATGTGTGATTTATTTAGAGTTTATGTATGTTTCAAATAAATCATGGGTTTAGCGTCGTCTGACTCTTCTTCTggtgtttttattgtgctgaacagcagctgcagacggAGCGTAGAAAATAGTTTATTATTGCTTCCTCTAATAAAGACTCAACAGGAGGAAACGAAACCTACAGAGAAAAAGTGATGCTGCCTTCATGTGCTGTGGGAAAACAGACCACGGCACCGCCTGCCTCAATTAAAACCATTGAAATGTGATATTTATgacagattgttttgttttttctgtcagatgCTGCGTGTTTGTAGAGGATTGTCTCtcctgtatttgtgtgttttgtttttatcttgcaGCAGATTGTGAGAAACAGAAGTAGTGAGGTGTTGTTTGTTATTGATAGAGATATTGTGTAATATTTCCTCTGTGATGAAACATCCCGTTATCTGTACAGGAAACAGTGAAAGCCTCATTAGTTTCATTTCCTGATATCTGCCTCTGTCATCATCAGTGCGGATGTTGCTTCACTTTGCTGCACATCGCAAATACAAGAAGCAGCCAGAGGTCAGAGCCTCTTATTTCCTCAGGACTGTTGGACCTgaggtccgtttcacaaagcaggttcaacaaactctgagtctaatcctgaactcggagtctaatcctgaactctgagtctaatcctgaactcggagtctaatcctgaactctgagtctaatcctgaactctgagttgatctactctgagataagaaactctgagtttccggttccagaacagctgatttgagtcagtttaatcaactagtagtttcacctggagttaagcgcgtgcaccacaactataaaaagccagcatcaatggagccccgattcaacgagtcaccatggcaacagggaagcggagggctgcgtttttcgccccactagaactagacatcttaatgCGATAATACggcgagtttgaacatgttttcagaaagaagtgcaacacaaaaagtaaaacctcggcataatctcatgggggaacctcactttgatcatgttttacattgtaaagtaaatattaagtggctgtttgactgagcagttgttttatccccaacataatgctggtttcacacacataaatgtcttctcatctacatcatgttctgttaaataattaatcctatttaaattaacacagacttctactcagccaacagaaagaaggcagatgtccgtaaaacgggtggtggtccagcaccgccacctctaacggaggcagaggagctggccctcaGCCAGACtataggaaggccagtggctggccccgacagaaacgcagcgcaacacacaatatctgctgggatgtgagagcatgactatgattggtaatgttgcaaatgtaaggacggattaggttttgtatgtagatgatggactgtgacgtgaaacggtaccgctcaaaaagataattgtctggaaatgctagaacatctatgcgcggtctgataaccatctctcaacgaatatttaattctctgcgcagtaatgctgcaccttcatccacgggatcgttatcaaaaggacatgccatgttagtggaAAATGTTACTGTgtctaatggacttctaatatactgactctgatttttttaaatgacagacggcagaactcgcctgctgcctgaatgaatgaggaaatcaaatggagtgtgtggctctgaaagagggcggagactgagagaaactcgaggttcattgagaaaaacctggtcccgaccaggttagattcatagagtctgttgccacggtaactgaccgagagcttaagttacccctctctctgaaacaggctagagttacccctctttctctggtttgagttacctccctttttgaaacggaaaactcagagtttccctcatttcagggttaacagactctgagttttcactaaacctgctttgtgaaacggacccctggtCAGCTGTCAGCAGGATGAAGCCACAacataagaaacaaacaacttCCACCTGAAGCTGAGTCTCCTTCAAGAAATCatgatgttctttgtttt is drawn from Thunnus thynnus chromosome 20, fThuThy2.1, whole genome shotgun sequence and contains these coding sequences:
- the LOC137171893 gene encoding interferon-induced protein with tetratricopeptide repeats 5-like isoform X1, coding for MSHASALRCRLLQLQSRFNWDLDPQDMDLESLSTRLQEHIKLRLGRRGAVALSRSSLAYVWYLQGRPEEAASLLNQSEEETRECFGEESERRLIVTYGDLAWLNYHTGDYTQSHTHCQRVEDILVKYPTSSSSVLHPEVYGEKAWTYLKFSWTYYTKAIECFHKALELQPDDSEWNAGLAIALYRRAPRALETSVNIEESPAIKQLRRALEVNPDDGILLSMLAIMLATNQKHQEAKDLVERALRIDPDNPHVTRYVAKYLRNEGDVDDSIDLLKQTLQRTSQSAFIHHQLALCYKRKKTAELMKKPFTNQVEVKRWRRLCIDHLDKAVRIKPSFVLALADLALMYGEEKNISRANELFQQTLQILPELEKSIQQFFHLCYADFHNYHTQQEAEAITHYTKGLLIPLDKYEWKQCAKKLKKIAERRLSKDKNDSRAHGLLGLVAKTEGDKKKAVEFYEKALDCDSNNDEYLSALLDLRMELQ
- the LOC137171893 gene encoding interferon-induced protein with tetratricopeptide repeats 5-like isoform X2; protein product: MSHASALRCRLLQLQSRFNWDLDPQDMDLESLSTRLQEHIKLRLGRRGAVALSRSSLAYVWYLQGRPEEAASLLNQSEEETRECFGEESERRLIVTYGDLAWLNYHTGDYTQSHTHCQRVEDILVKYPTSSSSVLHPEVYGEKAWTYLKFSWTYYTKAIECFHKALELQPDDSEWNAGLAIALYRRAPRALETSVNIEESPAIKQLRRALEVNPDDGILLSMLAIMLATNQKHQEAKDLVERALRIDPDNPHVTRYVAKYLRNEGDVDDSIDLLKQTLQRTSQSAFIHHQLALCYKRKKTAELMKKPFTNQEVKRWRRLCIDHLDKAVRIKPSFVLALADLALMYGEEKNISRANELFQQTLQILPELEKSIQQFFHLCYADFHNYHTQQEAEAITHYTKGLLIPLDKYEWKQCAKKLKKIAERRLSKDKNDSRAHGLLGLVAKTEGDKKKAVEFYEKALDCDSNNDEYLSALLDLRMELQ
- the LOC137171893 gene encoding interferon-induced protein with tetratricopeptide repeats 1-like isoform X3 — its product is MSHASALRCRLLQLQSRFNWDLDPQDMDLESLSTRLQEHIKLRLGRRGAVALSRSSLAYVWYLQGRPEEAASLLNQSEEETRECFGEESERRLIVTYGDLAWLNYHTGDYTQSHTHCQRVEDILVKYPTSSSSVLHPEVYGEKAWTYLKFSWTYYTKAIECFHKALELQPDDSEWNAGLAIALYRRAPRALETSVNIEESPAIKQLRRALEVNPDDGILLSMLAIMLATNQKHQEAKDLVERALRIDPDNPHVTRYVAKYLRNEGDVDDSIDLLKQTLQRTSQSAFIHHQLALCYKRKKTAELMKKPFTNQVEVKRWRRLCIDHLDKAVRIKPSFVLALADLALMYGEEKNISRPCRFYQSWKKVFSSFSICATLTFTTITPNRRQKQSLTTPRVC